One window of the Clostridium sp. MB40-C1 genome contains the following:
- the ilvD gene encoding dihydroxy-acid dehydratase yields MKSDDCRKGLEKAPHRSLFKALGFIDEEMDRPLIGIANSYSEIVPGHMNLDKIAQAVKDGIRLAGGVPVEFNTIAVCDGIAMNHKGMSYSLPSRQIIADSVEIVANAHGFDGLVLLPNCDKVVPGMLMAAARVNIPSILVSGGPMLAGKTNGKVTDLSSVFEAVGAVKAGKMTEEELLEMENTACPGCGSCSGMFTANSMNCLSEVLGMALPYNGTTPAVFSERLRLAKKTGMKIVELIRNGIKPSHILTEDAFMNAVTADMALGCSTNSLLHLPAIAKEVGLEISFDKVNEISVRTPNLCRLSPAGKDHIEDLHMAGGIPALINLLASKNFINKNCLTVTGESIYENVQEAKVKDKKVIRDIDSPYSSSGGLVVLKGSLAPEGAVVKKSAVASEMMKHIGKAKVFDSEEEVAEAILGGKINHGDVVVIRYEGPKGGPGMKEMLSPTALLAGMGYDKTVALITDGRFSGATRGASIGHVSPEAAEGGPIALVEDGDLIEIDIENKVLNLLVNTEELNKRVPKMKIKPVKGYLKFYRNLVSSACKGAVFEDIKG; encoded by the coding sequence ATGAAATCAGATGATTGCAGAAAAGGTTTGGAAAAAGCACCTCACCGTTCACTTTTTAAAGCATTAGGGTTTATAGATGAAGAAATGGATAGACCACTTATAGGTATTGCTAATTCTTATAGTGAAATAGTACCAGGACATATGAATTTAGACAAAATCGCCCAAGCTGTTAAAGATGGTATAAGGTTAGCAGGAGGAGTTCCAGTTGAATTTAACACTATAGCAGTGTGTGACGGAATAGCTATGAACCACAAGGGAATGAGTTATTCTCTTCCATCAAGACAAATAATTGCTGATAGTGTTGAAATAGTTGCTAATGCTCATGGCTTTGATGGATTAGTATTACTACCTAATTGTGATAAAGTTGTTCCAGGTATGCTTATGGCGGCTGCAAGAGTAAATATACCATCAATACTTGTAAGTGGAGGACCAATGCTTGCTGGGAAAACTAATGGAAAAGTAACAGATTTAAGCTCTGTGTTTGAAGCAGTAGGGGCAGTGAAAGCTGGTAAAATGACTGAAGAAGAATTATTAGAAATGGAAAATACAGCTTGTCCAGGATGTGGTTCTTGTTCAGGTATGTTTACTGCTAATTCTATGAATTGTTTATCAGAAGTTTTAGGAATGGCACTTCCTTATAATGGTACTACTCCAGCGGTTTTTTCAGAGAGATTGAGACTTGCAAAAAAAACTGGAATGAAAATTGTAGAGCTTATTAGAAATGGTATTAAGCCTTCACATATTTTAACAGAAGATGCTTTTATGAATGCTGTAACTGCTGATATGGCACTTGGGTGTTCTACAAATTCATTACTTCACCTACCAGCTATAGCAAAAGAAGTTGGATTAGAAATAAGTTTTGATAAGGTTAATGAAATAAGTGTTAGAACACCTAATTTATGTAGGCTTAGTCCTGCTGGTAAGGATCATATAGAAGATTTGCATATGGCAGGAGGAATACCAGCGTTAATTAATTTATTAGCTAGTAAAAATTTTATAAATAAGAACTGTTTAACTGTTACGGGAGAATCTATTTATGAAAATGTACAGGAAGCTAAAGTTAAAGATAAGAAAGTTATAAGAGATATAGATAGTCCATATAGTAGCAGTGGTGGGCTTGTTGTACTAAAAGGAAGTTTAGCACCAGAAGGTGCAGTTGTAAAAAAATCTGCTGTAGCTTCTGAAATGATGAAACATATTGGAAAAGCTAAGGTTTTTGACAGTGAGGAAGAAGTGGCAGAAGCAATATTAGGTGGAAAAATAAATCATGGTGATGTAGTAGTAATAAGATATGAAGGACCAAAAGGAGGTCCTGGAATGAAAGAAATGTTGTCGCCTACAGCTCTCTTAGCAGGAATGGGATATGATAAAACCGTAGCACTTATAACAGATGGAAGATTTTCAGGAGCTACAAGAGGAGCTTCAATAGGGCATGTTTCTCCAGAAGCAGCAGAAGGAGGTCCTATTGCACTAGTGGAAGATGGGGATTTAATAGAAATAGATATAGAAAATAAAGTATTGAATTTGCTAGTAAATACAGAAGAATTAAATAAAAGAGTGCCAAAAATGAAAATAAAGCCTGTGAAAGGATACTTAAAATTTTATAGAAATTTAGTATCTTCAGCTTGTAAAGGAGCAGTGTTTGAAGATATAAAGGGGTGA
- the leuB gene encoding 3-isopropylmalate dehydrogenase, with amino-acid sequence MNSREFKIAVVPGDGIGMEITEQALKILNKISKKYHTKFNYVNLKVGGCSIDAYGEALTEETLEKCRECDALFLGAIGGPKWDNFLGDKRPEKALLTLRSELGLYANLRPTKVFDELKSASPLKDSLLENGIDILVVRELIGGIYFGERGTVIEDGIEKAYDTESYTLEEVERIAHVAFESAMKRRKKVTSIDKANVLDSSRLWRKVVTEVSKEYPKVQLNHMYIDNAAMQLVRDPSQFDVILTNNIFGDILSDEASMLTGSIGMLASWSVGKGTYGMYEPIHGSAPDIAGKNIANPLAQILSAAMMLDYSFNMTEAARDIENAVKNVLRKGYRTADIWIEGMINVGTKEMGELVLEEI; translated from the coding sequence ATGAATTCAAGAGAATTTAAAATAGCAGTAGTTCCTGGAGATGGTATTGGAATGGAGATAACAGAACAGGCACTAAAAATTTTAAATAAAATATCAAAAAAATATCATACAAAGTTTAATTATGTAAATTTAAAAGTAGGAGGCTGTTCCATAGACGCTTATGGAGAAGCACTTACTGAAGAAACTCTAGAAAAGTGTAGAGAGTGTGATGCCTTATTTTTAGGTGCTATAGGAGGACCAAAATGGGATAATTTTTTAGGAGATAAAAGACCAGAAAAAGCTCTTTTAACTCTGAGATCAGAGTTGGGTTTATATGCAAACTTAAGGCCAACTAAAGTTTTTGATGAGTTGAAATCGGCGTCTCCTCTTAAAGACTCATTATTAGAGAATGGCATAGACATTTTAGTAGTGAGAGAATTAATAGGTGGAATTTATTTTGGGGAAAGAGGAACAGTTATTGAAGATGGAATAGAAAAGGCATATGATACAGAGTCTTACACTTTAGAAGAAGTTGAAAGAATTGCTCATGTAGCATTTGAATCAGCAATGAAAAGAAGAAAAAAAGTTACATCCATAGATAAGGCAAATGTATTAGATTCTTCAAGACTTTGGAGAAAAGTTGTAACAGAAGTTTCAAAAGAGTATCCCAAGGTTCAATTAAATCATATGTACATTGATAATGCAGCTATGCAGCTTGTTAGAGATCCTTCACAATTTGATGTAATACTTACAAATAATATATTTGGAGATATATTATCAGATGAAGCTTCTATGCTTACAGGATCTATAGGTATGCTTGCTTCTTGGAGTGTTGGAAAAGGCACTTATGGCATGTATGAACCTATTCATGGTTCTGCTCCAGATATAGCAGGTAAAAATATAGCCAACCCATTAGCTCAAATACTTTCAGCTGCTATGATGTTAGATTATTCTTTTAATATGACTGAAGCTGCAAGGGACATAGAAAATGCAGTTAAAAATGTTTTGAGAAAAGGGTATAGAACAGCAGATATATGGATAGAGGGAATGATAAATGTTGGAACAAAAGAAATGGGAGAATTAGTGTTAGAGGAAATTTAA
- the leuD gene encoding 3-isopropylmalate dehydratase small subunit produces the protein MKASGNVLKYGDNIDTDVIIPARYLNTSIPEELAKYCMEDLDKDFLNKLNKGDILIAGKNFGCGSSREHAPIAIKAAGVSCVIAKSFARIFYRNSINIGFPILECEEAVNDAEDGHKLQVDFEKGLIKNITLSKEYRAEAFPEFIINIMRNNGLINCVRDGLF, from the coding sequence ATGAAGGCATCAGGTAATGTTTTGAAATATGGAGATAATATAGATACAGACGTTATAATACCAGCTAGATATCTAAACACATCAATTCCAGAAGAATTAGCAAAGTATTGTATGGAGGATTTAGATAAAGATTTTTTAAATAAATTAAATAAAGGAGACATATTGATTGCTGGAAAAAATTTTGGATGTGGCTCTTCAAGGGAGCATGCTCCTATAGCTATAAAAGCGGCTGGAGTTTCGTGCGTAATAGCAAAAAGTTTTGCAAGGATATTTTATAGAAATTCTATAAATATAGGTTTTCCTATACTTGAATGTGAAGAAGCTGTAAATGATGCAGAAGATGGACATAAATTACAAGTTGATTTTGAAAAAGGATTGATAAAAAACATAACTTTAAGTAAAGAATATAGAGCTGAAGCTTTTCCGGAATTTATTATAAATATAATGAGAAATAATGGGTTGATAAATTGTGTGAGAGATGGACTTTTTTAA
- the ilvB gene encoding biosynthetic-type acetolactate synthase large subunit codes for MRYTGARIILECLKEQGVDTIFGYPGGAVLNIYDELHSFKGINHIRTAHEQTAAHAADGYARVTGKVGVCIATSGPGATNLITGITNAYMDSVPMVFITGQVPTSLIGKDSFQEVDILGITIPITKHNFMVKKIEDLASIIRKAFYIAKKGRPGPVLVDIPKDITSEVDDFCNEKPKEPVKNSINEEEINSALELISKSKKPVIVIGGGCNISNSQKELVEFQNKLKCPVCSTMMGLGSFDGNHPMFTGMLGMHGTLASNKCIRQSDLIIAIGARFSDRVISNADTFAKNTNVIHIDIDEAEVCKNIKATSWIIGNVSDVLKKLDSELKERKENEWTEFISNLIKKDRRKTLKVNPKNSVNPVYLIKKLYEFTKGEAIIATEVGQNQIWATQGYTFKNPKTFISSGGLGAMGYGFGASIGASIAKNKPIFNISGDGSFKMNCNELATVVEYNIPIKIIVLNNGVLGMVRQWQKLFYQKRFSQTTFKRKIDFAKIGEAYGVLGIRINTNEEIEEALKKAIQHDGPVVVDCFVDKDTMALPIVPPGANIEDIMILD; via the coding sequence ATGAGATATACAGGGGCAAGAATTATATTGGAGTGTCTAAAAGAACAGGGGGTTGACACTATATTTGGATATCCCGGTGGAGCGGTTTTAAATATATACGATGAATTACATTCATTTAAAGGTATAAATCATATACGTACAGCTCATGAACAAACGGCAGCTCATGCAGCTGATGGTTATGCTAGAGTTACAGGAAAGGTTGGAGTCTGTATTGCTACTTCGGGACCAGGGGCAACAAATCTAATAACTGGAATTACCAATGCTTATATGGATTCAGTACCTATGGTATTTATAACTGGACAAGTTCCTACATCTTTAATTGGAAAGGATTCTTTTCAAGAAGTTGATATATTAGGTATTACTATTCCCATAACTAAACATAATTTTATGGTAAAAAAAATAGAAGATTTAGCATCTATAATAAGAAAGGCTTTTTATATAGCTAAAAAGGGAAGACCTGGACCTGTTTTAGTAGATATACCTAAAGATATAACATCTGAAGTAGATGATTTCTGTAATGAGAAGCCTAAAGAGCCGGTTAAAAATAGTATTAATGAAGAGGAAATAAATAGTGCATTAGAGTTAATAAGTAAAAGTAAAAAGCCAGTTATTGTTATTGGGGGTGGATGTAATATTTCTAATTCTCAAAAAGAACTTGTAGAGTTTCAAAACAAATTAAAATGTCCAGTTTGTTCTACTATGATGGGACTAGGTTCTTTTGATGGAAATCACCCAATGTTTACAGGAATGCTTGGGATGCATGGGACTTTAGCATCTAATAAGTGTATTCGCCAAAGTGACCTTATCATAGCCATTGGAGCTAGATTCAGTGATAGGGTGATAAGCAATGCTGATACTTTTGCTAAAAATACAAATGTAATTCATATAGACATAGATGAAGCAGAAGTTTGTAAAAATATAAAAGCTACCTCATGGATTATAGGTAATGTAAGTGATGTTTTAAAAAAATTAGATAGTGAACTAAAGGAAAGAAAAGAAAATGAATGGACAGAATTCATCTCTAATTTAATCAAGAAAGATAGAAGAAAAACTTTAAAAGTAAATCCAAAAAATTCAGTTAATCCGGTTTATCTTATAAAGAAATTATATGAATTTACAAAAGGTGAAGCTATTATAGCTACAGAAGTTGGACAAAATCAAATATGGGCGACACAAGGGTACACATTTAAAAATCCAAAAACCTTTATATCTTCTGGAGGTTTAGGGGCTATGGGATATGGGTTTGGAGCTTCAATAGGTGCTAGTATAGCAAAGAATAAACCAATATTCAATATATCAGGTGATGGAAGCTTTAAGATGAACTGCAATGAATTAGCAACAGTAGTTGAATACAATATACCTATTAAAATTATTGTACTAAATAATGGGGTTTTAGGAATGGTGAGACAATGGCAAAAGCTTTTTTATCAAAAAAGATTTTCTCAAACAACATTTAAAAGAAAAATAGATTTTGCTAAAATAGGAGAAGCTTATGGAGTGTTAGGAATTAGGATAAATACTAATGAAGAAATAGAAGAGGCTTTAAAAAAAGCTATACAACATGATGGACCAGTTGTTGTAGATTGTTTTGTAGACAAAGATACTATGGCGTTACCTATAGTACCACCTGGTGCTAATATAGAAGATATTATGATATTAGATTAA
- a CDS encoding sigma 54-interacting transcriptional regulator has product MEILKQVFNTIGENVSEALIGIDKNEKIFVLNKQAEKLFNIKSEENLGKDINDTIIKNKLKEVLVAKQEKLNQRISKSGKMFNLNIFPLEIDGEMQGAFAICQDLEAYRNIQEHLYGNKIYVDILDILMNMTNEWSVIIDKSAKIIMMSKAYREFVGVDKPEGKDVRKVIENTRLHKVLETGESEVADIQEIKGNKMITMRVPIKQDGEVIGAIGKAMFKDVGDFFSLSKKLRNLEKEIEYYKKELGKEESAKYSFNDITGSSDKTRSVKEMAMRAANTDSNVLIVGESGTGKELYANAIHNGSKRRLAPFIKINCGAIPNELLESELFGYEEGAFTGAKKGGKKGKFELANGGTILLDEIGDMPLNMQVKLLRVIQERELMKVGGSELKNIDVRIIAATNKNLEEKVEKGEFREDLYYRLNVMKLVIPPLRERKEDIPALADSLRIKVANRLGIYVEGISKQAMEHLINYHWPGNIRQLENIIERAINLLDSNLIIEQEHLPDGIIENKVKYSVDKSKYLSDIIEEIERKVIAECLTKTKGNKNETSKILGISRAGLYKKIEKYNLNNV; this is encoded by the coding sequence GTGGAGATTTTGAAACAAGTATTTAATACTATTGGTGAAAATGTTAGTGAAGCATTGATAGGAATTGATAAAAATGAAAAAATATTTGTTTTAAATAAGCAAGCGGAGAAATTGTTTAATATAAAGAGTGAGGAAAACTTAGGAAAAGATATTAATGATACAATTATTAAAAATAAACTTAAAGAGGTATTAGTAGCAAAACAAGAAAAGTTAAATCAAAGAATCAGTAAAAGTGGGAAAATGTTCAATTTAAATATATTTCCTTTAGAAATAGATGGAGAAATGCAGGGAGCATTTGCTATATGTCAGGATTTAGAGGCATACAGGAACATACAAGAGCATCTTTATGGAAATAAGATTTATGTAGATATTTTGGATATTCTAATGAATATGACTAATGAATGGTCAGTTATAATTGATAAAAGTGCAAAAATTATTATGATGAGTAAGGCTTATAGGGAATTTGTAGGGGTTGATAAGCCAGAAGGGAAAGATGTTAGAAAAGTTATAGAAAATACTAGATTACACAAAGTTTTAGAAACGGGAGAATCTGAAGTAGCTGACATTCAAGAAATTAAAGGTAATAAGATGATAACTATGCGTGTTCCTATAAAACAAGATGGAGAAGTTATTGGAGCTATAGGGAAAGCTATGTTTAAAGACGTAGGAGATTTCTTTTCTCTAAGTAAGAAACTCAGAAATTTAGAAAAGGAAATAGAGTATTATAAAAAAGAACTTGGAAAAGAAGAAAGTGCAAAGTATTCATTTAATGATATCACAGGTAGTTCTGACAAAACTAGAAGCGTAAAAGAAATGGCTATGAGAGCTGCTAACACCGATTCTAATGTTCTTATAGTTGGAGAAAGTGGAACTGGAAAGGAGCTGTATGCTAATGCAATTCATAATGGAAGCAAAAGACGACTAGCTCCTTTTATAAAGATTAATTGTGGAGCTATTCCTAATGAATTATTAGAGTCAGAATTATTTGGTTATGAAGAAGGGGCATTTACAGGAGCTAAAAAAGGTGGGAAAAAAGGTAAGTTTGAACTTGCAAATGGGGGTACGATTTTACTAGATGAAATAGGAGATATGCCATTAAATATGCAAGTAAAACTTTTAAGAGTTATTCAGGAAAGAGAACTTATGAAAGTTGGAGGAAGTGAACTAAAAAATATAGATGTTAGAATTATTGCAGCAACTAACAAAAATTTAGAAGAAAAGGTAGAAAAAGGGGAATTCAGAGAAGATTTATATTATAGACTTAATGTAATGAAGCTAGTTATACCTCCATTAAGGGAAAGAAAAGAAGACATACCTGCTTTAGCAGATTCCCTAAGAATTAAAGTAGCTAATAGACTAGGGATATATGTGGAAGGAATTTCAAAACAAGCTATGGAGCATTTGATAAATTACCATTGGCCTGGTAATATAAGACAACTAGAAAATATTATAGAACGTGCTATAAATTTATTAGATTCTAATTTAATTATAGAACAAGAGCACTTGCCTGATGGAATAATAGAAAATAAAGTTAAATACTCTGTTGATAAAAGCAAATATTTAAGCGATATAATTGAGGAAATTGAAAGAAAAGTTATTGCAGAATGTCTAACGAAAACTAAAGGTAATAAAAATGAAACTTCAAAAATATTAGGTATAAGTAGAGCAGGATTATATAAAAAAATAGAAAAGTATAATCTAAACAATGTATAA